The following nucleotide sequence is from Primulina tabacum isolate GXHZ01 chromosome 2, ASM2559414v2, whole genome shotgun sequence.
aaccgtacaagtagtgtctccatttTGCTAATGCAAACACTATTGCTCCTAATTCTAGATCATGAGTGGGATAATTTAACTCGtgattctttaattttctaGATGCATATGCAATAACTTTATAATTTTGCATCAATACCCATCTAAAGCCTTCTTTTGAGGGATCTGTGTAAAGCACAAATCCTTCTGTCCCTTCTGGTAAAGCTAATACAGGTGCACTAGTAAGCATTTCTTTTAATTTGCAAAAACTTTTCTCACACTCATCATTCCACAAGAAAGGGTTGTCTTTGCAAGTTAGCTGTGTCAGGGGAACAACAATTTTcgcaaaatctttaatgaatcttcggtagtatcctgctagGCCGAGAAAACTTCTAATTTCTGTGATGTTGATTGGTTGTTTCCAACGAGATATGGCTTATATTTTTGCAGGATCTACTTCCAGTCCTTTCTTAGAGATAAAGTGGCCAAGAAATGACACTTTTTCtggccaaaattcacacttactgaatttgaCATACAATTGATGTTCTTTCAAAGTTTTGAGAATCAATCGTAGATGTTGAGCATGTTCCTCATGACTtcttgaaaatatcaaaatgtcatctattAATATGACGACGAATTTTTCCAAGAATGgttgaaatatttgatgcatcATATCCATGAAAGCCGCAGGAGCGTTGGTTAATTCGAATGGCATTACCacaaactcatagtgtccataacgGGTATTAAAAGCGGCTTTGGAGATGTCATCATCCTTAATTCTCAATTGGTAATATCCTTGTCGCAAATCAAGTTTTGAATATACTTGAGACCCTTGTAAGACATCAAATAATTCTTCGATATGCGGTAAAGGATATTTTTTTTTGATGGTAACATTGTTAagttctcgataatcaatgcacatccttagagttccatctttctttttgaaaaataatacaAGAGCGCCCCTTGGAGATGTACTAGGTCGGACGTATTTTTTGTCCATGAGCTCTTGTAATTGAAGTTTTAATTCTTTTAACTCTGAaggtgccattcggtatggagtTTTAGATCTCGGTTGTGCTCCAGGTATTATATCAATGGAAAATTATACGTCTCTCTGAGGAGGTAAAGTATCGATCTCTTCACGAAAAACCTTTGGAAATTCTTGTACAATTGAGATTTCTGAGATCTTGAGTTGATCCTTTGgcttatttatcaaataagctAGAAATCCTTGTTCGTTGTCTTTTAGTATAGCCCTAGCTTCTGCTGTTGATACTATTCACATGGTATTGTTAGCTTTGGAAATGATTGGACGAGAATTTTGAAGATAAAATTCTTTTGTGTAGCAATTGAGCTGGGCTTGGTGTTTAAATTACCAGTTCATTCCAAGAATAATATCATAGTTCTTGATAGGTAATTCAATCAAATCTGCTAGATATTCTctttttttggaaatttaaggGACAACTTTTGAAAATGATGTCAGTAATCATTGTTGTCCCTAAAGGTGAGCTAATTTCGAAGCTATATGGTAGCTGTTCCAATAACAGTGGTAATTTATGTACGAAAACTTTTgagataaaagaatgagtagctccTGAATCAAATAAAGTTTTTGCCGAACTAGATAATATGGTAACAGTATCTTCTACGACTGCAGTGGGGTCAATTTCCTCCTCTTTGTTTCCTAAGAGTGCATAGGCTCGAGCAGGTATCTTTGGCTTTGTTGTGGGTTGAGTCTTCTGCGTTCTTTTTGGACAATCTTGAATACGGTGTTGCTCACTTCCATAAATAAGACATTTCCCACCTTTTCTCTAGCacttttcttcttcatgatttGTTAATCCGCAATATCCACACTTTGTACTATTGTTTCTTCGAACTTTTCCTTTGACAGCTTCTCCTTGCCTGACTGGTTGTGTTctcttttcaaattttcttttccgGTTGTCATCTTCAAAAAGGTTGTGCTTCCTgagtttcttttcttcttcctctttTTTAAGAAGTGCCTTGATGTCTTCTTCTACTCGTAGAGCTTGATTGGCAGTAAAAACATAACTGGCAACTTCTGTGGACAATGTTGCCCAACGAATATCTAGATTTAATCcttgaacaaatttttttctttttcttaagCCTCATCTTCCATGTAGTGTGGTGCAGAATGTATAAGACGGTGGAATTCTGCCTCATATTGAGCTACGGTCATGTCACCTTGGACTAAATCCATAAATTCACGTTCCCGGGTATTTAATATAACTTGAGTTATATATTTACCTTCAAATTCTTGCAAAAAATTGTCCCACATTTTTGAAGTGTGATTCCTTGTCCACTTATGTTCCACCGTACGCCACCAGTTGTGAGCTGCTTCTTCAAATAAGTAAGTGAAAAAATTCGTCTTTTGTTCTTCAGAATAATTGAGAATAgagaatattttgttgattttgcttAGCCAAGATTCTGCTTGATGCGCATCTGGTTTGCCTTCAAACTTTGGCGGTTTGAATCTCAAAAATCCCTCAAGAGCTCGATCATTTGCCTCAATGTGATGTTCTTGAGCTTGATCATGAGGTCGTGGTTGATTTTGCTGCAAAACTGtacaaattaattcattatttcaaacAAAATTTGTACGTTTTGTTCTTGGGGGGGATTGTGTTGAGCTCTTCTGGAATTTCCACCAGTTGCCGAGTTGTGGTCATCTTGAGGGGGAATTTCTTGTCCGATTCTAGCTTGAGTACTATTTTGTGAAGACGTCATTCTAaacacataaatataaaatataaaattttgttttaacatatcttgcactatatatatatatatatatatatatcataaatgtACATAGTTAGGTCATAGGATAAACAGTCAGTTTTATTTATAAACtagacatgtttcaaatatttacAATACACAAGCATAATACAAACAGAACTAGCAAAGTGGGTGTTATCATGCCTACAAAATTGATGAACTTGATAATCATCATACCTACAAAAGATGATGATTATTAATACTAGTTATATACTAGTGTCAAATAGTCATTGTCTTCATATCTCGTAGTCTGAGAGATCTATAAAAGTTATGTGGCTCGTGCCTTCATTTATGCATGTGGTTCCCATGGTAACATTTTGATCTGTATTTGGCAGTGATGTATATGGTTCGACTGGGTCCGGTTCATAACTAAGCTCATTAACATTTCCACTTTCAGGTATGATAGTCATTGGAACAAGTTCATCTACTCCAAATACAAAGTTTTCCCACATGAGGTCAggaagaaattcaacttcaggTGACTGCAACAGATAATCTTCTATCATAAAAggtttttgatttattgttgtgtTCATGACTCCAGGATATTCTTCAAAAGGGGCTGGTACATACTGTGGAATATTTTTAGTCGAACTACTACCTCCGGTTTCAAATGTGTTAGTGATGGGAGGAGTTGTGGTCTGATTATCTTGATTTGTGTAAGATGGACCAATAACACCAGGTTCCATTCCTTGGATAGATTGATAAAACAGTCCACGCCCGTGCTTGATTAAGTAGTCAATGTGGATTGAAGGGAGTGATACTCCTTTTAAGACAGTAATCAAACCTCGGTCATAGAATTCATGCATGTTTAGTAAATATATAAGAGTGCGGTCTCTTTCATATAGTACATGACCCAAATCTCCCTGATATGCTAGATTATCAGTCCTCATCCGTTCTTCAATAAATCCATGAAAAGTTTCAGTTGTTCCAAAGGTTTCAAAATGTTCCCGATACATATCCACTAGGCATTTCAAATCCGAGTTTTCTttgcttaatttttttatctcttcctccatttgtttgatgattatagtttgtttattttttgATGTCCCACTAGACTCCGTCATCCTGAAAGGAGACATTTCAATTATGAGGAAAAAAAACATAAAGATTAACGTATGACATTATAATAAACCTTATGCTCCTGTCTCTAGGCTCTAAGaaacttggctctgataccacctctgTGACGCCCGGTTTAGGAATTCATAATTATTCCCTTACTGAGTGCCATATTTTCTATAATATTTCTTTATTGAACTGCTATctttatttttaccattattattattaaaaaatattgtagataaaaatttaaatattttctactattattaaaagattatatacaaatatttaaattcttatttcaaatatatacaattattttacagtgaaagtttaacatttatttataaacaaATCATCACAACTTTCAAATGCTCTTATGTCAGCTTCAGTTATTTTCCTCCTGTTCCAATTCTGAGGTTCCGGTGTCTGGATATTACAATACACGAAAAGAAACAGAGGGTTAAGTCTTTGAGAACTTAGTGAGTTTAAATTAGTTTATAGCTTTTAACGAAGTTAAAATAACGCTtcataataattatgcatgaagtAATAGGCATAAATTAGATGTTATGAATGCTATGCAATGttaaatttactaagaataatagataaataaaaatttcatgatTTAACATTGGTTGCTCTAATTGAGCACTTATAAGATCCTTTTACGAGCCGGGTGAACCATTCTCCGGAACGAAATATCGGTACGCGTTGTTCAGATGAACCATATACACGGGAATTTTGACCTGTTGTTCATTGGACTCACTTTCCGGGCCGAAGCCACGTTGTCCAGTGGACTCAATTTCCGGACCGAAATCCGTTGTCAATGACTCCATTCATTAATGGTATAtcaattcattcataaatatgcaagaaaatatatcagtaaTCGAAATGAACTGCGGATGATAtttgaacattaaataaatgTTATTGAAATTTTCAGGCCAAATGCCAAAGGCTTTAATAGAAGAATGAATAATAATTTCCTCACCTGATAACTTACAGTTTAGGCTCGATTAATAATCCGAATTGTTGGAGCAAGTtctataaatatattatgaatgatatttatatgttagagtTTTAAAGAAATAGCTGATCATTTCCATgttatttttgttcaaaatttaacccggttgattttacttaagttcgcaaaattcatattaattagaAGATATCTCTAATCATTACGAAAGTTGGCCAAAAAGTCGGAAACATTAGCAGAAAGGTTCGGCCACTGGAAAAATGGAGATACGGCGGCGCGTGAGGTACACGCGCTGACAGTTCCGACGCGTGATTGGCCTTCTGGCAGCCACGAGCGGCCAGTTATTTTTCAGCTTATATAACTTTGTAAGATCTTTAATTCTTATGTTGAAAGTATTTTCAAATTCCTATCCGATCAATATAAATATCGTTTTATGGAGAACTAAGGTACTCCAGCATTCCGAAAATGATAGTTCCGGCAATATTTTGGGACGACGGATGGTATGTCCCTTATGATGCGAAACCTCGTACGAAtaagaagcaaacacgattattgaaatcgcaccctcgactcaataacaaacaaggatcgatttgttgtcccgatcttttgaaacaagtaacggtttgtgatattcacctctatgttattaaaacttagcaacaaatatcaacgataaaacaattgaatttcaaacgaaccttcaaatatcttgttttgacaattcgagcgaaaaacaatcgacaatcgccacaaagatgcaatctttgataagtttgattttggtaATAACAAAGCAATGAAATGCCTTGAATGTTGAGAATAAACTCAAGCAATTTTCATATCCTTCAATAATGTTTCGTTCATAGTCCTTACActgcattatataaacaataaactacaagaaaagttgtgtgaaaaggcttaataaAAGTAGATAACAATTTTGACACGGAAGGGCGCCACCGAACTCGCGCGGATGCGCGCAGGTTCCTGCACAAGGAAAGCCTCCGGCGCACGGTAGCGCTGGTCGTGGCGCCATGGCGCCCGCAGAAAGTCGCGCGGGGGCGCGGCGCTCTAGGTTTTATGCGCGTGGGTGCGCGGAATCATGCGCTGTGGCGCgtgtgctgctgtcctcatggtcctTTATCACTTGAATAAATTCCAAATACTTCCATATTTGTGCCTATGTTCACCAAGCTTCTCTAATTTATACACCCAaattgtaggacttccttgatagcttttcatgagtccttgaagtgcatctttaaacttcttgcttcgtccccCTCGTTagaggtccttcgggcaactccaacgactcccatactttctttggtgcttgatcaaccacatttgcatcattctccccttcttgaaaaggatttgtcctcaaatcttgatcatctcctacatcaaacaacgaaagatcactaacattaaaagtaaagctgacattatactcacctggtaggtctaatttgtaggcattgtcgttgatcttttcaagcacttgaaatggtccgtcacccctaggtaagagttttgaacgtcgcttttctggaaatctttccttccttaagtgcaaccacacccaatatCCCTTTtaaaaaaccatctttttccttcccttgttggcttgcttcagtgtattgtaaattcttcttctcgatgttatccttgaccttctcatgcaaacttctaacgaattcagctttcttcttgccatccatattcaacctttcactcataggtaaagacatcaaatctaatggagtcaaaggattaaaaccatatacaatttcaaatggtgaataattcgtagtagaatgcacactacgattataagcaaactcaacaaatggtaaacaatcctcccatttctttaagttctttttaagaatagcatgcaaaagtgttcctaaagttctattgacaacttcagtttgcccatccgtttgaggatgacatatagtagaaaacaacaattttgtgccaagtttagcccataacgtcttccaaaagtaactcaagaatttaacatcgcgatcagaaacaatagtcctaggcatgccatgcaacctaacgacttctctaaagaataggtccgcaatgtgagatgcatcatcagttttgtgacaagcaataaaatgtgtcatcttagaaaacctatccacaacaacaaatatagaatccctccccttctttgtcctaggcaaccccaaaacaaagtccatagaaatatcaacccaaggttcactagggacgggaaatggtgtatacaagccatgtggttgtgttttagatttagcttgtctacaagtaatgcacttatcacaaacacgctcaacgtcacgtttcatgtgtggccaatagaaatgttcatgcaatgcacttaaagttttagccacaccaaaatgccccattaagccacccccatgtgcctccctaacaagtaattcacgaatggatgatctagggacgtacaacctatcttctttaaacaagaaaccatgatgcaaataaaatttgtcatgtggaccatgcatacatgtttcaaatacattcttaaaatcctcatctagcacatataattccttcacatgctcaaaccccaaaactttagactccaaagtagagattagtacatacCTTTGTGATAAtgcgtcagccactacattttccttaccttgtttgtacttgatgatgtagggaaatgtacctatgaatgcaacccacttggcatgccgcttgttcaacttctgctgccccttaaggtacttaagagactcatgatccgtgtgaatcacaaactctttaggcctcaagtagtgttgccacacctccaaagtcctcacaagcgcgtacaactccttgtcatacgttggatagttcagcgctgctccattgagtttctcactaaaatacgccactagtcgtcctccttgcatcaaaacaccaccaatacctacacctgaagcatcacattcaatttcaaaagtattagaaaaatcagacaaaacaagtaaaggtgcactaattaacttttgtttaataatattaaaagacttctcttgctcttcgcaccaatggaatggaacgttcttcttaatcaccgccgtcatcggtgcagccagtgtgctaaaatcttttacaaacctcctatagaagcttgcaagaccatgaaagcttcgaacttgaccaacagaagcaggcgttggccaatctcgaatagcacttaccttgtcctcatccacttgtatcccctgcgaacttaccacaaaccaagaaagacaagcttgcttgtacaaaaatcacatttctttaagttagcatagaAATTTTCAGCCCTAAGTGTTGTCAGTACAAGTCTCAAATgcttaacatgctcatccaagtttttgttatacactaggatatcatcaaaataaaccacaacaaactttCCTATGTGTGCACAcaaaacatgattcattaacctcataaaggtgctaggagcgttagttaagccaaagggcatgaccatccactcatataacccgtattttgttttcaaagcagttttccactcatcaccttctctcattctaatttgatgataaccactcttcaaatcaattttgctaaagatacaagcaccatgcaattcatctaacatatcatctagtctaggtatgggatgcctatacttaatggttatgttattgattgctctacaatctacacacatacgccatgagccatctttcttaggaacaagtaaaacaggtacagcacagggtgacatggactcatgcacaaaacccctatctaacaactcacttacctgccgctgaagttccttagtctcctccggattgctcctataggctggacgatttggcaatacaCTTCCGGgtaccaaatcaatttggtgctcaatccccctcaatggtggtaaaccttgaggtagctcctccggaaatacatcttcaaattcctgcaaaagtgaaacaacaatgctcggaagggatcctgcaatatcacttgtgttaaagagaatctctttgtaaaaaatcaacacaagtggatcatgtgtgtgcaacaattgtttcaactcactcttttgggccatatatgttttctttttgacctctttcctctcattttctttttcctaatttttcttttgtatggctatctcagtttttcttttagccatttcatttttgttttcaaaggccatctcactttttaattcactattTTTTtgggcctcatctctcttcttttttttcaattggtcctccaacacttgctttggggacaaaggaagtaaaacaatgggttctttcttaagtacaaaagaatatttatttctaaccccatcatgtgtcacttgcctatcatattgccatggtctccctaacaaaatatgccaagcatgcattggcaccacatcacacaaaacctcatcaacatacttcccaattgAAAACGCAATCAAACCTTGTTTGTTcactttcacttcagcacagtcattcaaccactgtagcctatatagttgaggatgtttcaaagtaggcaagctcaatttttccaccatctcaagactagcaacattggtacaactccctccatctataataatgttgcaaattttgccactgacaaaaaatctagtatggaacaagttttccctctGATTCGtgtcctcttctttgacttgggcactcatgatacgtcTAGTCACTAATGtctcacccacaactgcttcatatccctcatcaagatcctctaatgcaggcatctcatcttcatcctctccatcatctccctcactatgagattcatactccccataagtattcaacaccatcactcttttattgggacattggctagcaatatgtccaactccttgacacctaaaacatttgatatctatagaacgattaataggagtttcaggtttaccttccACTCCCTGCTTAGGCGTCTCCTGTTTAATGTAAACTTTGGGCTTGGCCACTACCTTgccttcttcacgtttaacaacgttggaacgccaaggtgttgatgtattcccagctTGGGTGGTacggccaactcctctcctcttgagttgttgctctacttttatcgccatctgcaccatttcatctagatccaagtagtgtctaagctccacttggtcttgaatttccctgttcaaaccacacagaaaacgagccatagtagcctcactatcctcctctatgtttgctctaatcatgactacttccaactctttatagtagtcctcaacactcttcacaccctgtctcaaagtttgtaactttttaaacatttctctataatagtgatttggtacaaacctcttcctcattacgctcttcatctcagcccaagtttctataggcatTTCATTgtatcttctcttagtggtcactaattgatcccaccaaataagtgcataatcaacaaactcAACCACATCCAACCTAACCTTTTTGAGTtcagaataatggtgacaatcaaaaacaaattcaactcgcttttcccattctaaataagcctctgggtctgacttaccatggaacgacggaattttcatcttaatactacctatgttactatcttccttattcccatcatcgtacctaccccgtacagcttctcttcttcccctaccaaatcctctacctcttccgcttctaccccaattctcgttttgactctcctcttctccttccaaatcataatcatcctcttcttcttccactctacccaaacctttaggcttagatttattttcactcgtactaacctcaagcctatccaacctctcatataaaggatccaactcggccctcatcattctactaaattgcccaaataacgcctccatttgaaccttagacaacccctgattcgaactctctcctacctcctctctccattttactttcagattttgtacctgcaagaaaatgttagtagaaataaaagatgttcttcacccaaattctcacaatcactccaaagaaataacactcgcactcaaatattttcactcgaatgtgatagttctctcaaagatgtgatcaatctttatatttttttttatcaaactaacaagatttaacttgtgaacacttgcaactgtc
It contains:
- the LOC142537594 gene encoding uncharacterized protein LOC142537594, which encodes MEPGVIGPSYTNQDNQTTTPPITNTFETGGSSSTKNIPQYVPAPFEEYPGVMNTTINQKPFMIEDYLLQSPEVEFLPDLMWENFVFGVDELVPMTIIPESGNVNELSYEPDPVEPYTSLPNTDQNVTMGTTCINEVLQQNQPRPHDQAQEHHIEANDRALEGFLRFKPPKFEGKPDAHQAESWLSKINKIFSILNYSEEQKTNFFTYLFEEAAHNWWRTVEHKWTRNHTSKMWDNFLQEFEEVASYVFTANQALRVEEDIKALLKKEEEEKKLRKHNLFEDDNRKRKFEKRTQPVRQGEAVKGKLTCKDNPFLWNDECEKSFCKLKEMLTSAPVLALPEGTEGFVLYTDPSKEGFRWVLMQNYKVIAYASRKLKNHELNYPTHDLELGAIVFALAKWRHYLYGKANVVTDALSRKITMACLEMKAVRAWIHIHSPGHLAGLRIEPEFHTIVKQNQELEQEDSKIRTDTNFVTNSQGIQFYHDRICVPSSMKKEIMEKLHQYRISIHLGGSKMYQEIKNHFWWNGIKRDIVDFISQCLSCQMIKAEHQRPTGLLQPLPIPEWKWDQITMDFVTGLPQLPGGFNSIWVIVDRLTKSAHFIPISHKYWVED